The proteins below come from a single Gossypium raimondii isolate GPD5lz chromosome 2, ASM2569854v1, whole genome shotgun sequence genomic window:
- the LOC105789385 gene encoding UV-B-induced protein At3g17800, chloroplastic, giving the protein MQIAGVATEVLIAIPSAGTLNFRHFHPNHFFLSSPFFKRCPTLCIPKLGMVPDKYRGGRCLTMRASGESGDNLSPIAPVEFESPVGQLLAQILRTHPHLLPAAVDQQLDNLQSDKNDQTEETPQSQDLLYKRIAEVKEKERQKTLEEIIYCLIVQKFVDNEISMIPKVTETSDPTGRVDFWPNQEQKLEFVHSPEAFEMIQSHLSLVLGDRMVGPLSTIVQISKIKLGKLYAASIMYGYFLRRVDQRFQLERTMKTLPEDFTKSQARFEDPNPGKQLWDPDSLIRIPPHDDDDGGGYGDAEGKQYRLRSYVMYLDSETLQRYATIRSKEAISLIEKQTQALFGRPDIRILDDGSLDTSNDEVVSLTFSGLTMLVLEAVAFGSFLWDAESYVESKYHFLKS; this is encoded by the exons ATGCAGATAGCGGGCGTAGCAACTGAGGTATTGATAGCCATCCCTTCAGCTGGAACCCTCAATTTCAGACACTTCCATCCCAATCATTTCTTCCTCTCTTCTCCTTTCTTCAAA AGATGTCCCACGTTATGCATTCCAAAGCTAGGAATGGTCCCCGATAAGTACCGAGGAGGAAGATGCTTAACTATGAGAGCCTCGGGGGAGTCAGGTGATAATTTATCACCAATTGCTCCTGTAGAATTTGAATCTCCGGTTGGCCAGCTTTTGGCACAAATATTGAGAACTCATCCTCATTTATTGCCTGCGGCTGTTGATCAACAGCTCGATAACCTTCAGAGTGATAAAAATGACCAGACAGAAGAAACTCCACAATCTCAAGATCTCCTCTACAA GAGAATAGCTGAAGTTAAAGAAAAGGAGAGACAGAAAACACTGGAGGAAATCATATATTGTTTGATTGTACAGAAATTTGTCGACAACGAGATTTCAATGATTCCTAAGGTAACGGAAACTTCAGACCCTACTGGACGAGTGGACTTTTGGCCAAACCAGGAACAAAAACTGGAATTTGTTCATTCTCCTGAAGCATTTGAAATGATTCAAAGCCACTTATCCCTTGTGCTCGGAGACCGAATGGTTGGTCCCCTAAGTACCATTGTTCAAATTAGCAAGATCAAGCTTGGAAAGCTCTATGCTGCTTCGATAATGTACGGATATTTCCTTAGAAGAGTCGATCAACGGTTTCAACTCGAGAGAACAATGAAAACCCTTCCCGAGGATTTCACTAAAAGCCAAGCAAGATTTGAAGATCCTAATCCAGGGAAGCAGCTTTGGGATCCAGATTCTTTGATTAGAATCCCACCCCACGATGACGATGATGGAGGAGGATACGGAGATGCCGAAGGAAAACAATATAGACTGAGATCTTACGTTATGTATTTGGATTCCGAGACACTTCAGAGATACGCAACTATAAGATCCAAAGAAGCTATTTCGTTAATTGAAAAGCAAACACAAGCACTATTCGGGAGGCCTGACATTCGAATTCTCGATGACGGTTCACTCGATACTTCAAATGATGAAGTAGTTTCACTCACTTTCTCTGGGTTGACAATGCTAGTGTTGGAAGCAGTGGCATTTGGTTCATTTTTATGGGATGCAGAGAGCTATGTTGAATCAAAGTACCATTTTCTTAAGAGCTAA